One genomic segment of Roseovarius carneus includes these proteins:
- a CDS encoding sarcosine oxidase subunit gamma encodes MPDFTLTAAPPLAGTHHSIDGATLTAPEGLAIVSLALPLGAEDKAEKAIKTAFGALPDIGKAAEAKGHHLLRMGVDQAFVIFDCATPEAEPKIAAKLKGAAYTTDQTDAWCILQLSGPRARDVLERICMVDLHPDTFPVGALARTIMEHMGSIVVRSEADTYLLLSASSSAKSFAHAVELSMDNIS; translated from the coding sequence GTGCCTGATTTCACCCTCACCGCCGCCCCGCCGCTGGCCGGAACGCATCACAGCATCGACGGCGCGACCCTCACTGCCCCCGAGGGGCTGGCCATCGTCTCGCTCGCCCTGCCTCTGGGTGCCGAAGACAAGGCCGAGAAAGCGATCAAGACCGCGTTTGGCGCTCTGCCAGATATCGGCAAAGCCGCCGAGGCCAAGGGCCATCATCTGCTGCGGATGGGCGTTGATCAGGCCTTCGTGATTTTTGACTGTGCCACACCCGAAGCGGAGCCAAAAATCGCGGCCAAGCTCAAAGGGGCCGCCTACACGACCGATCAGACCGATGCATGGTGCATCTTGCAGCTCAGCGGGCCACGCGCCCGCGATGTTCTGGAGCGGATCTGCATGGTCGATCTGCACCCGGACACCTTCCCCGTGGGCGCTCTTGCCCGCACGATCATGGAGCATATGGGCTCCATTGTGGTGCGTAGCGAAGCGGACACCTATCTGCTTTTGTCGGCCAGTTCTTCGGCCAAAAGCTTCGCCCATGCGGTGGAGCTTTCGATGGACAATATCAGCTAG
- a CDS encoding NAD(P)/FAD-dependent oxidoreductase — translation MALFTDDARPGTPYWWEGLDLATPDDPLPAQVDLLIIGAGYTGLSGAIAAAERGASVAVVDAGDPGKGASTRNGGMFGAHPRLSWDKLRTAFGADVADALFAEAEPARHMVEDLIERLGIDCDFQRTGRIQLAWTQSHFDAQRSLANEVSEKTPVQLRLVERDGLAQEITTERYFGGLLFEDHAAIQPAKFHQGLLQAAKKAGASITGHAEVTALERSGTGFTAHTPKGIIRAGKVLLATGGYTQKPFAWAARRVFALPSYIIATEPLAANLLGHLAPGRRMMVETRARHSYFRLSPDGTRILFGGRAAMINVDIHAAAARQMETMCEVWPELAGTKLSHAWSGNTGYSFTHMPHVGADQGLHYALGYSGSGTVMAPYLGAKAALQALGDPEGATAYSMTPLRRHWMHPGTRPHFLQAANLWYRHVVDGWENRKSR, via the coding sequence ATGGCCCTGTTTACTGACGACGCCCGCCCCGGCACGCCCTATTGGTGGGAAGGGCTTGATCTTGCCACGCCCGATGATCCGCTGCCCGCACAGGTCGATCTTCTGATCATCGGCGCGGGCTACACGGGCCTTTCGGGTGCGATCGCTGCGGCCGAGCGCGGCGCCTCTGTGGCGGTCGTGGATGCAGGCGATCCGGGCAAAGGCGCTTCCACCCGCAACGGCGGCATGTTCGGCGCGCATCCACGGCTCAGCTGGGACAAGCTGCGCACCGCGTTTGGTGCGGACGTGGCCGACGCGCTTTTTGCGGAGGCAGAGCCCGCACGCCACATGGTTGAAGACCTGATTGAGCGGCTCGGCATTGACTGCGATTTTCAGCGCACGGGCCGCATCCAGCTTGCATGGACCCAGAGCCATTTCGACGCGCAACGCAGCCTCGCGAATGAGGTATCTGAGAAAACCCCCGTGCAGTTAAGGCTGGTGGAGCGCGACGGCCTCGCCCAGGAGATCACGACGGAGCGCTATTTTGGCGGGCTTCTTTTTGAAGATCACGCCGCAATCCAGCCCGCGAAATTCCACCAAGGTCTGTTGCAGGCCGCGAAAAAGGCAGGGGCCAGCATCACAGGTCATGCGGAGGTCACCGCGCTGGAGCGTTCCGGCACAGGCTTCACCGCACACACGCCCAAGGGCATCATCCGGGCGGGGAAGGTGCTCCTCGCCACCGGCGGCTACACGCAAAAACCCTTTGCATGGGCCGCACGCCGGGTCTTTGCCCTGCCGAGCTATATCATCGCGACCGAGCCTCTGGCGGCCAACCTTCTGGGCCACCTCGCCCCCGGCAGGCGGATGATGGTCGAGACCCGCGCGCGGCACAGCTATTTCCGCCTGTCGCCCGATGGCACACGCATCCTTTTTGGCGGGCGCGCCGCGATGATCAATGTCGATATCCACGCCGCCGCCGCGCGCCAAATGGAGACGATGTGCGAGGTCTGGCCCGAGCTTGCGGGCACAAAGCTCAGCCACGCATGGTCAGGCAACACCGGCTATAGCTTTACCCATATGCCCCATGTGGGCGCGGATCAGGGCCTGCATTACGCGCTAGGATATTCCGGCTCGGGCACCGTGATGGCACCCTATCTTGGGGCCAAGGCCGCACTTCAGGCTCTGGGCGATCCGGAGGGCGCGACGGCCTATTCCATGACACCGCTGAGGCGCCACTGGATGCACCCCGGCACCCGCCCGCATTTCTTGCAAGCGGCAAACCTTTGGTACCGCCATGTGGTCGATGGCTGGGAAAACCGGAAATCGCGGTGA
- a CDS encoding glycosyltransferase, which translates to MRAELSVVIPTLDAAAALPRTLGALMEGLEAGLVRELIISDGGSGDATRAMAEEVGAIWTSGAPSRGGQLRRGVDASAGAWVLVLHADTVLPEGWSGVVERQISRGRPGYFLLGFDAEGLAPKVVAGWANLRSRVFGLPYGDQGLLISRAEYNAVGGYVDAPLMEDVAMARALGARLEAMPLRVRTSAARYIQDGWMRRGGRNLLLLMRYLCGADPERLRARY; encoded by the coding sequence ATGCGCGCGGAACTCTCAGTCGTTATTCCCACGCTCGACGCGGCGGCGGCGCTGCCCCGGACCCTTGGCGCGTTGATGGAAGGGCTTGAGGCGGGGTTGGTGCGGGAGCTGATCATCTCGGACGGCGGGTCGGGGGATGCGACCCGCGCCATGGCTGAGGAGGTCGGTGCGATTTGGACCTCTGGTGCGCCCTCGCGCGGGGGGCAGTTGCGCCGGGGCGTGGACGCGTCTGCGGGTGCGTGGGTCCTCGTTCTACACGCCGATACGGTCCTGCCCGAGGGGTGGAGCGGCGTTGTGGAGCGTCAAATATCGCGCGGGCGGCCTGGGTATTTTCTCCTGGGGTTTGATGCGGAGGGGCTCGCGCCCAAGGTGGTGGCGGGATGGGCCAATCTGCGCAGCCGGGTGTTCGGGCTGCCTTATGGCGATCAGGGGCTTTTGATCTCGCGCGCGGAGTATAATGCGGTGGGCGGTTACGTTGATGCCCCGCTGATGGAGGATGTGGCCATGGCGCGCGCGCTGGGGGCTAGGTTGGAGGCGATGCCCCTCAGGGTGCGCACCAGTGCTGCACGCTACATACAGGACGGATGGATGCGCCGCGGGGGCCGTAACCTGTTGCTTTTGATGCGCTATCTTTGCGGGGCGGACCCTGAACGACTGCGCGCGCGGTATTGA
- the ygfZ gene encoding CAF17-like 4Fe-4S cluster assembly/insertion protein YgfZ, protein MRSLHHITGSDATSFLQGLITNDIAGLDTGLVYTAMLTPQGKYLADFFLARHGDALLLDVDADLAHTLIPRLNMYRLRADVQITESPLSLMRGTGPAPDGALVDPRHADMGWRLYGPEAGDDGTDWDAIRVAHCIPESGVELGPDTFILEAAFERLHGVDFRKGCYVGQEVTARMKHKTELRKGLTTVEITGTAPAGTEITANGKVAGTLHTQSGDRAIAYLRFDRATGPMQAGDAQVTWTPPG, encoded by the coding sequence ATGCGCAGCCTGCACCACATCACCGGATCCGACGCGACAAGCTTCCTTCAGGGGCTGATCACCAATGATATAGCCGGGCTCGATACGGGCCTTGTCTATACCGCCATGCTGACACCGCAGGGGAAATATCTGGCCGATTTCTTCCTCGCCCGGCATGGTGATGCGCTTCTTCTCGATGTGGATGCGGATCTCGCCCACACATTGATCCCGCGCCTCAACATGTACCGGCTGCGCGCCGATGTGCAGATCACTGAAAGCCCCCTGTCGCTCATGCGTGGCACCGGGCCGGCCCCGGACGGCGCGCTTGTGGATCCGCGCCATGCGGATATGGGCTGGCGGCTTTATGGTCCGGAGGCGGGCGATGACGGCACCGATTGGGACGCGATCCGCGTCGCACACTGCATCCCCGAAAGCGGTGTGGAGCTTGGGCCAGACACGTTCATCCTTGAGGCTGCGTTCGAGCGGCTGCACGGCGTGGATTTCCGCAAAGGCTGTTATGTGGGGCAAGAGGTGACCGCGCGGATGAAGCACAAGACCGAGCTGCGCAAAGGCCTCACCACGGTCGAGATCACCGGCACGGCCCCGGCGGGCACTGAGATCACCGCGAATGGCAAGGTGGCAGGCACGCTGCACACCCAATCCGGTGATCGCGCCATCGCATATCTGCGCTTTGACCGCGCCACTGGTCCGATGCAGGCCGGGGACGCGCAGGTGACGTGGACGCCGCCCGGCTGA
- the efp gene encoding elongation factor P: protein MPKINGNEIRPGNVLEHNGGLWSAVKVDHVKPGKGGAFAQVEMRNLRNGSKLNERFRSADKVERVRLEQKDQQFLYETDGMLVFMDAETYEQIELPAEILGDRRPFLQDGMTIAIEFHEAEALNATLPQKVTCTVVETEPVVKGQTAANSFKPAILDNGIKVMVPPFVGQDEAIIVNTETMEYSERA, encoded by the coding sequence ATGCCCAAAATCAACGGTAACGAAATCCGGCCCGGTAACGTGTTGGAACATAACGGAGGTTTGTGGTCGGCTGTGAAAGTCGATCACGTGAAACCCGGTAAGGGCGGCGCCTTTGCCCAAGTCGAGATGCGCAATCTGCGCAATGGATCAAAATTGAACGAACGTTTTCGCAGTGCCGATAAGGTGGAGCGGGTGCGACTTGAACAAAAAGATCAGCAGTTTTTATATGAAACTGACGGCATGTTGGTGTTCATGGATGCGGAAACTTACGAGCAGATCGAGCTTCCCGCCGAGATTCTGGGTGACCGGCGGCCGTTTTTGCAAGACGGGATGACGATCGCGATCGAGTTTCATGAGGCCGAGGCGCTGAACGCGACCTTGCCGCAGAAGGTCACCTGCACCGTGGTGGAGACAGAGCCAGTGGTGAAGGGGCAGACGGCGGCCAACAGCTTCAAGCCAGCAATCCTCGATAACGGGATCAAGGTGATGGTGCCGCCCTTCGTGGGGCAGGATGAGGCAATCATCGTGAACACCGAGACGATGGAATATTCCGAGCGCGCGTGA